Genomic DNA from Urocitellus parryii isolate mUroPar1 chromosome 5, mUroPar1.hap1, whole genome shotgun sequence:
GCAAAAGCAAAAGTGGCTGGGGTGCCAGTCATGCTTGTGAGTGAGGAGGACTTATAGAATCTGCTGTAAGCAGAGAAAAATTGTGCCCTGGTCCCCCCATCCCACTACCCATAGCATCTGTCCAGGAATGGCTCCAGACCAAGGATTGGAGCCATTTTACTAACTTTATATCCTTTCTTAGTGCTACTTGGAGATCCCCTTTGGACCCAGCAGAGTACTCAAAAAAACAGAACACAGAGAGCTTTGAAGCCAGCTGCCCTTAGTAGGATGGGGGTTTTGACCTTCGAGAAAGTGGCTAAGTAAATGGAGTTGTGTCTCCACCACTACCACCAGGCCCTGGAAATGTACAAGGATGACTGGAACAAAGTATCCGAGCATGTGGGAAGCCGTACGCAGGACGAATGTATCTTGCATTTTCTTCGCCTTCCCATTGAAGACCCCTACCTGGAAGACTCAGAGGCCTCCCTGGGCCCCCTGGCCTACCAGCCCATCCCCTTCAGTCAGTCGGGCAACCCTGTTATGAGCACGGTTGCCTTTCTGGCCTCTGTCGTCGATCCCCGAGTCGCTTCTGCAGCTGCAAAGTCAGCCCTAGGtatttgggggtggtggtgaccCAGCCTTCTTAGTTTGCTTTGAAACCCTCAGAAGTTTGGCTGCCCTGCTGGCCTCAGCTTAGGAACTTGTCTAGGCTCTATTCTGGTCTTTGAAGAAAAGCTGGGCTTGTGAGGAAGCTTTCATAGGGATAGCTAGAACTGCCCACCTCGGCCATCTCAGCCTTATCTCCTCTGGGTCTTACAGAAGAGTTTTCCAAAATGAAGGAAGAGGTGCCCACAGCCTTGGTGGAGGCCCATGTTCGGAAAGTGGAAGAAGCAGCCAAAGTGACAGGCAAGGCTGACCCAGCTTTTGGTCTGGAAAGCAGTGGCATTGCAGGAACCACCTCCGATGAGCCTGAGCGCATTGGTAAGGCCTGGCAAGTTTCTAGGTTTCTCCCCTTTTCCCAAGAGTCAGAGTCACCTTGCATCCCTCTGTTGTCCCTGCTCCATGGTGGCATCAGGGCACAATTCCAGTGGGAGAATTGGTGGGGTTTTTATTTTCCCCAGGATTTCACGTTAGGGGCTTTGGCTACTACTGGTCCTCTCACTGAGATTTTGGCTGGTAAAGGGTTGTTGGAAAAGTGTCATTCACATGCTTTGATACCTCCCCTTTCTTTACCTTTCCCCTTGGGCCTAGAGGAGAGCGGGACCGATGAGGCACGGGCAGAGGGCCAGGCCACAGATGAAAAGAAGGAGCCCAAGGTATAGAGGGATTGACCTCGAGCTGGGAGGGGGTGCCAGGCACAGCTTGGTGGTGATGGGGAAGCTGGTGGCAAGGGCAGTCTCCTAAAGCCAGATCACCCCTGAAGTAAAAGGAGTAAAGTCAGTCCCCAGTCTAGGCCCTTTGTATAAGAGCTAGTCTCCCCAGCTCctgatgtctttcttttcttctactgggATGTCAGGAACCCCGAGAAGGAGGGGTTATAGAGGAGgaagcaaaggagaaaacaagtgaGGCTCCCAAGAAggatgaagagaaaggaaaagaaggcgACAGTGAGAAGGAGTCAGAAAAGAGTGATGGGGACCCAATAGGTAAGCCTCCCTGAATGGTGGGTGTGGGTACAGAAAAAGATGTAAAAGTAGAGGGCTAACGCAGTTCTTGTCCTGGTCCAGTTGACTCTGAGAAGGAGAAGGAACCAAAGGAAGGTCAGGAGGAAATATTAAAGGAAGTGGTGGAGTCGGAGGGGGAAAGGAAGACAAAGGTGGAACGGGATATTGGTGAGGGTAACCTCTCCACTGCTGCCGCTGCTGCTCTGGCTGCCGCTGCAGTGAAGGCCAAGGTGAGACCAGTTCCCAAAGATCCTGAGAAGTGGCCCACTTCTCTAATCATTTCGCTTAGAGGAAGTACTTACTTGCTCATCccttaaacaattttattttctgttttattctgagAGTTAGTCATCTCTAAGCATTTTAAAGCTCTTAATATTGGGCCTGTTTCCAGCTTTGCATTTGACTTTGTCTTATCCTTATCACTCTATTTTTgttcatgctgttttttttttcctaagatttatttattgttgttgtagttggacacaataccttcattttatttatttatttttatgtggtgctgagaattgaacccagggctgcacacatgtgaggcaatcactccaccgctgagccaaaaccccagcccctcttcacgctgtttaaaaaaaaaaaaaaaaaaaaaaatcaagcctggGTTGTGACCACAGAAATTAGGGTGGGAgtgttcgtttgtttgttttggtactggagattaacctaggagtgctttgccactaagctacctacccagttcattttattttttattttgagatagtgtctcactaaattgctaatgctggccttaaacttgtgaccttcctgcctcagcctcctgagtcgctcggattataggcatatgccactatgtCCAGCCAAGTTCATTCTTAAACCTACCAGCAACCACACCCTACCCTATCTCCCCAGAAACGTCTGCAGCTAGGTTCTCCCCTTGACATATTATACCACCCCTCCTTGTCTAGCACTTGGCTGCTGTTGAGGAAAGAAAGATCAAATCTTTGGTGGCCCTGCTGGTGGAGACCCAGATGAAAAAACTGGAGATCAAACTCCGGCACTTTGAGGAGCTGGAGACAATAATGGACCGGGAGCGGGAAGCAGTGAGTAGCCTCCCCTAGGGGGTCATCAGGAGCTTGGAACCACATCTAGAGACTGAACTGGgtgtgagagagaaaaaggaggagagagggagagggagagggagaaacagTAGGATAGAAAGCCTGAGAATGACAAGGCTCTAAAGCAAAAGGGAGAGCAGCAGGTCAAGGCAGAGAGAGCCAGTCTCAGGCAATCAAGGAAAAGTGGCCTCATAAATGAAGCTGTAGATTGAGGTCCTACAAAAGTCAGCTCTATGGATAAGAGATGCCAGTCAGGCTTTTTGGTTACTGCATCTCTAGGTCCTAGAACAGAGTTTGGTTTGCCCCATAGTAGACTCAATGAATCTTTGTCAAGTTATTGAATGGGTTGGAGAGATGATGAGAGGTTGGGGATTTCAGATTCAAAACATGAACTTGGAAAGGGAATGGGCCAGACAGGTTATTGAACCAATTTGTTTCTGAAAggactttaaaagaaatagaagataggGATCCTACCCTCAGAATTTTAGTTGGAGACATCAAATGTACGATAGGGAGACATCTGAAACAGTTAACAATGCTTAAAGTATCTGGCCAGTTCAAATTGAGAGGTTTTGTATCCAGTATATAGGCCTGAGAAATCACAGAATAAAGTCAAAGCTCAGAGGCTAGTGAATTGAGCTCGGATGGCTTCTTAAAAATAGTAAGTTTCTAGACaattttggaggaagaaaagaacttCAGTTGAAAAGAACTGGAAACATTTTCCAAATCAAGGTAATAGTAAGTTAATTTGGGAGCTGAAATGAGCCAGGGCTACCACCAGAGTGACTAGAATGCAGTAAGAAGTGATGTGGGCAGCAAGGAGTCAAAAAAGGTCATGGAATTTACAGGAGGTGAAATGGGGGGGGAACAGAGGAAGCACAAGGGTTAGATTTGGGGAAGCACCAGCATGGAGATGGGGTCTTTgagaaagcagagagtgagaCATTTGCCTAGGGGTCATATGAAAAGCCAATAACAACATTGAATTGCCACTGGCAGCTGGAGTATCAGAGGCAGCAGCTCCTGGCAGACCGACAAGCCTTCCACATGGAGCAGCTGAAGTATGCAGAGATGAGGGCACGGCAGCAGCACTTCCAGCAGATGcaccaacagcagcagcagccaccacCAACCCTGCCTCCAGGCTCCCAGCCCATACCCCCCTCAGGGGCTGCTGGGCCACCCACAGTTCATGGCCTAGCTGTGGCTCCAGCCTCTGTGGCCCCTGCTCCTGCTGGCAGTGGGGCCCCTCCTGGAAGCTTGGGCCCTTCTGAACAGATTGGGCAGGCAGGACCAACAGCAGGGCCACAGCAGCCACAACCAACTGGAGCCCCCCAGCCTGGGGCAGTCCCACCAGGGGTACCCCCCCCTGGACCCCATGGTAAGTGGTAGGTTTGGGAACTGGCTCACCAGGAGCCAGGTGAACATCACAGTTGCCCGCAGAGGGAAGACATGATGGGCCTAGAGATAATGGATTAGCTTTTTCTTATAGATGGTCCTATTTCTATTATGTCCTTAAGCCAGCAGGCATTTCTCCCCAAACCCAGACCTTTGGAATTTTGTTCTAAGAGGTACCCTTTATTCTAGTGTCAGGAAAATGGAATGTGGCACCAAGCAGTGGCTAGAGTGTCCTTGTTGTGAAAGTGAATAGGTGAGTGAGATTTTACTCCTCTAACCTTCCTCTCTCTTCATTGCCAGGCCCCTCACCGTTCCCCAACCAACAAACTCCTCCCTCAATGATGCCAGGGGCAGTGCCAGGCAGCGGGCACCCAGGCGTGGCGGGTAATGCTCCTTTGGGTTTGCCTTTTGGCatgccgcctcctcctcctcctgctccatcCATCATCCCATTTGGTAGTCTAGCTGACTCCATCAGTATTAACCTTACCCCTCCTCCTAACCTGCATGGGCATCATCACCATCTCCCGTTCGCCCCGGGCACACTCCCCCCACCTAACCTGCCTGTGTCCATGGCGAACCCTCTACATCCTAACCTGCCGGCGACCACCACCATGCCATCTTCCTTGCCTCTCGGGCCGGGGCTCGGATCCGCCgcagcccagagccctgccaTTGTGGCAGCTGTTCAGGGCAACCTCCTGCCCAGTGCCAGCCCACTGCCAGGTGAGAAGGGGCTAAGAGGGGAGAAGGGTGAGGGAGAGGGGTCcacatggagggagggagggttggtACTAAAGGGGTCAGGTACTAGAATTTCCACAATCTTTTTTTGAATACTCTGGTAAAATTAGAATGCAGGAGGAAGGGCCTTTCTGGCTGTCCTCTACCATTCCCCAACCTGGCAGCTGCCAACTCTGGGATGACGTTTGGGCCTTTCACTGGTGGGTCACGGAGGAGTCCTGTGGCAGAGAGCATCTCAGTCGTAAACTTGAAACACAGCTGTCTATTTGCATGATGATTAGCATCCCTTTGCTTGTTCCCATCACATTCAATGCCCCATTTAGAGTTCCTTTGGGGCAAGAGATGACTTAGGGTATTACCAGTTTTTCCAATGGTGAGGTAGAAGAGGGTTTTGGGAAAAGGAAGTTGTACACTGTGGGTACCTCATTCATCTACCCACCCACTGCATGCCCTGCCTGGTTGGTTGTATGTGGAACCTGGGTCTATATCCCTCTCAGCTGCTTATCCCAACtgattcctcttccttttctccacagACCCAGGCACTCCCCTGCCTCCAGACCCCACGGCCCCAAGTCCAGGGACAGTCACCCCTGTACCACCTTCACAGTGAGGATCCAGCCAGACATCTCTCCCCCTTGCCCCCCATGGAGATCACAGTTCCAGGAACAGCCCTTCCCCACTGGGACCCTTCCCCAGCTGGAGAGTTCATCACTACGTAAGGAaagctcctcctgcccctccacaGCCCCTTCCATGCCCAGCAGAGGCATGTACTTTTATATTGGATTATTCAAGGACTTCTGTTTAAAAGATGTTTCTAATGTCTGGGAGAGAGGATGGGATGGGATTGCTGCCCtcaaaggaaggaagggcaggggAAGGGTGTTTATACAAGGTTCTACTTAACCACTTCTAAGGGTGCACCCCCCTCAAAACTACTGCatttttttacagataaaaaaaaaattaagcccttcaaaaggaagattttaaaaagccacattGGAGCTCCCTTTAGCTCACTAAAAAACAACCAACTTTTacactttttttgaggggggagggtAAGTTTTAAGAAAGGGAAATTACGGTTCTAAGGGGAGCTCTGGGGATGGAGTAAGGTTCCAAACCTTTCACCCCAAGCCCCTTGGGAATAACTGAGTCAGCTCCCCTCACCCACTGCCTGATCATTCTACCCATTCTCTCCTGCTTCCTCAAAGTGGCTGTTTAGGCCGCCCTAACTCAGCCACTGATCCCTTTCCCTCTGAATGTCAGTTTCGTGTTTGTTTTAAAAGTCACCTGCTTAGTTGATGTCAGCGTATGTGTATTTGGTGGGTAAATAATTTTGGGGGGGGACTCCTGTGGTAGGTAAGAGAAGAAAGGGCGCTAGGAGctgttcttcctcccttctcGGAGTTGTATCCATAAGCTTCTACGAGGTATGGAAGGGGGAGCTGTAAGACAATGGGAACTTTTTAAAACCTGAAGATTTCGAAAAGCACTTAAGCACCTCCTTCTTAAGACTTGGCTGGGGCACTCCCAAACTCTGCCCGCTCCCACCAAGACTGGTAGACCTCACTAATAGGGTTTCTCCAGATGAGGACCCAGGTTTGGGAACATCACAGCTTGGCTTTGCTCCCTGGATTCTAGTGCCTCTCCATTCCAGgtgcccccctcctccccctgccccttgACATGGAGGCAAGTGGGATTCCAGGCTCTACACCAGTTCTTGGTTCCTCCTACCAGGCCCTTTGTTCCTCATGTCCCCATGTTTCTCTTCCTGTGCATCTTGGCACCTTTCTTCTGTTCAAAGTTTTctgtaaattttctcttttcttcccttttttctttcttttttctcttttttttttttttttttttataaattaatttgctTTCAGTTCCATCTTGTGGATGCCTCTGTGTTCTCTTACCTGTGACTGTTAGGCAGGGGGATTGGGCTGGGGGCAGCATTCCTAGAGTCCCTCACAGGGGCATTCACCATTCACGGGGCTGGAGAGGCACTTTGCAAACTACAAGGCCTACAGACACTGTGCGGTTCTCCACTGAAGGCAGACGAGCTGTCAGGACTGGGCACTGCTGTAGCAGCAGAGACTCTCACCTGCCCTAAAAATAGCTGCTTGAGACTTGGAAGGACATGCCCATAACATAGAGATTTTGTATCTTTATCCTTTAGAAGTAGAAGCTTCATTCCTTCCCTTATTAGGGAGGAAGCAGTCTCTCACTTCTGTTGTTATtggcccccagccctgccagTGTGATGGACAGGCTCAGGAAGTGCTAACATGGCTTGGCTTTAGCCCTAGTCAACAATCCCAGGCTCCTCCCACAAAAGGCCTTCCTTGCTTAGAAGGGTGGGGGATAGGTTTAAGGAGCCTGAAGGCCAGAAGATTCAGCCTGATATGGGATGGAACTGAAGGATACCCTCccctgccagaaaaaaaaaaaaaaaggcttggtcCAATAAGGATTTAGGGATCTACCGCTTTCCTGATCCCCAGGGGGGTTGCCTTTGCAACATGCAACATTTCAATATCAGTACAAGGCCCTTTCCAACTTTCCCCCAAACTCTGGCCCACTGTTCTTGGGCTCTGGGCTCTCTCTGTCTCAGGGCAGAAATCATCACCATCTCACCTTTTCCCCATTTAACCCTGCTTAGGAAGAAAAGTAGAACTGAAATGTAGGCCAAAAAACAGGTTTATTTGGTGAATGCTTATGGCAAACATCATCCATGAAAGACCAGGTGGGAAAGGTGTTTTGACAGGGGAGCCTAGGAAGCCTCCAGGGTCACCATACAAATCTCATACAGGGCAAGGCACAGGCTCAGGGAATACCAGCAATGTCCTCAGCCATTCAGCACCATCCGGACAAGCTCTGTGGAAATGAAAGGAGGGGTGAGCCcagggaacagggctggggaggggttACACCATGGACCAGGAAACTACAAGACCATGAAGGTAGCATGAGAGGGAGCATGCCCATAGCAACCAACCTTGGGGTCAGTTTGCAGAAAAGCCACCTTAAGTCTAATCAGTTCTCTCTGGCCCTGGCTTCCCTCCCACCAGCTGTTAGTCACCACCCCACCTTGAGCAGCAAGAACACAGCAGAGGCAGAAAGGTTCTCAACTACACCTACAGCTACTATCAGCcactggagggaggagaggacagagttttgggttagggtaccTCCAAGCTGCCCAGCAGAGGGATGGGGATAGGGCTGTTCAGCTATAGCAGCAGAATGGGGCAGGCAGCCTACCCACCTATGCCAATTCTCCATGCTCCAGGGCCAAAGGACTACCCGAAAGCAAGATTAGCTATAGGCTGGTGTGAGTTCCCAGACACCAGTACCCAGGGCCCTATAAGCAAAATCTCAGACCATTCTAGGAGAGAGGTGGGAGGTACCATACCCCCAAGCTGCCTTCCTCTTTGAGGAATCCCTCCCCTCCCTAGCCAGCTCCATGCACAAACATGCCAGAAAGAAGTCAGATGGTAGTAGGGTAAGGGCAAGGGCTAGAGAGCACAgtttgggaagaaaaagaaacactgggGGAGATCATCTACAGAAGGAGAGGCTGGGAGGAGCCGTACCCGCCCCACGGGCCCGTCACCCCGACAGGATATGCCTCACAAACGCTGCAGGAAGGAAGAGACATTAATGGTGAAGACAAGACACAGACATGGGGTGAAGGGTTCAGGCAGTGGGGAAACAGACATTCCATTTACTTCCCATTCCTTTGCCCTTCTTTATCCCTTACTTTCCCGTtatcccagcccctgccccctgcACAAACTCCCCACTCCTGGCTGGGCTGGGCCCTGCCTCTTGCCTCCTGGCTCTTTTTGGAGCCCAAATCCAGGGACAAGGAAAGCCCCAGAAGCTGTCCATAATATGCCCGCTATATGCTAACTGTGAAAGCCCCCAATTTACCCCTCACCTTCATAGTTGATACAACCATTGCTGTCCTCATGCCCCGCCACCAGCATCTCCACTTCTTCCTCTGTCATCTTCTCACCTACAGAGAGTGAAAGTGCATTTTTGGATTTGGGTGGCAAGTGAAGTACCTCAGGGTGGCACCTTAGTTCCAGGACAAGGGCACAGGCCTTACCCAATGTGACAAGGACATGACGGATTTCAGCGCCCATGACAGTACCATTCCCTTCCTTGTCAAACACCCGAAGACCTTCAACATAATCTTCATAGGTTCCCTGGTCCTTGTTCTTGGCTACAGTCTGCAGCATGGGCAAGAAGTGCTCAAAGTCCAGCACCTTTACATTCATCTCTGTCATGGGAAGTGGAAAAGTGTCAGCCAGAGAAGTCACGAAATTCCCCAGGAGAGGGAATTATGGGGGTCACAACAGATGTTCCCATCCAAAGAGGAATTCTGTGGGATTTGCTAATCAAGACAAGATTTGGTTGAGCCTGGGTCCTATGGCAATAAAGTTCAGCTGAAGTACTGTGGACCTACCACACTGAATTGTTCATAAGGATGCTCACCATCACTCTTGGGGTTCCCCAGGACCTTGAGAACCTCGGCGTTGGTGGGGTTCTGGCCCAGAGCCCTCATCACATCCCCACACTGGCTGTACAGGATCTTGCCATCACCTGTTCGGTCAAACAGCTGGAAGGCCTCCTTGAATTCTGAGGATTCAAGTGAACATGAGCACTTGGAATGAGGGGGTCAACTCAGATCCTACTTCAGAGTGATCTGCTGCCTGGTCAACTTTGATCACACTCTGGAAACCAGATACTACCCTGCTGCACTCACAAGTCAGCTAAGAACAATCTACTTCTCCCAACTCAAATGTCCCAATTAAAAATACAGTCTTTCTCCCATCCCCACCTTGTCAGCAcagtaatattatatatacacccCCCTCTGCCTacagcaggtcaggcccagcctCTTCACTACTACTACACTACTCAGGGCAGGAATTTGCCACCGCCCCATCTGGGTCCAGACCTTATAAGGAAGTGAGAGCAGTGGCCTGGGGTCATTCTAGCCTGCCACTTCCCACCCTTCCTCTACAAAGAGACCTTCCATTGGGTGGAGCTGCAGTTAATCCTTAGCATACTCTCCCAGTCCCCAACTTCACAAAAATATTAGGTCACTCTTTGCAATCTTCACAAATCCAAGCTAGGGGAGGAGGACAGTTGCCAACAGGACAACAGAAGAAGCAGAAGTCACTGATTAAGGGACAGAGGAGCACAAACAGCTTAATACACCCTCCCCAAATCCCACATAATCAGGCATGAGGTAACTCAAGTTGTTTCACATACCCACAGCACCTAAAACTCACCCAGTGCTTGGGGCTCAGATCTAGagtggaaggggaaggaagaaagaatgagaaaagaaaatggaggacgcaggaggaagggagaagggaatcCAGGAGGTACTTTCCTGGGGGGGGTGCGAGAAAGATGACAGGTTGGGGTTAGAGGATAAGTGCCAGGGGGGTGTCCCTCTCCCTAAGGGC
This window encodes:
- the Myl6 gene encoding myosin light polypeptide 6 isoform X1; this translates as MCDFTEDQTAEFKEAFQLFDRTGDGKILYSQCGDVMRALGQNPTNAEVLKVLGNPKSDEMNVKVLDFEHFLPMLQTVAKNKDQGTYEDYVEGLRVFDKEGNGTVMGAEIRHVLVTLGEKMTEEEVEMLVAGHEDSNGCINYEAFVRHILSG
- the Myl6 gene encoding myosin light polypeptide 6 isoform X3 — protein: MRALGQNPTNAEVLKVLGNPKSDEMNVKVLDFEHFLPMLQTVAKNKDQGTYEDYVEGLRVFDKEGNGTVMGAEIRHVLVTLGEKMTEEEVEMLVAGHEDSNGCINYEAFVRHILSG
- the Myl6 gene encoding myosin light polypeptide 6 isoform X2; translation: MCDFTEDQTAEFKEAFQLFDRTGDGKILYSQCGDVMRALGQNPTNAEVLKVLGNPKSDEMNVKVLDFEHFLPMLQTVAKNKDQGTYEDYVEGLRVFDKEGNGTVMGAEIRHVLVTLGEKMTEEEVEMLVAGHEDSNGCINYEELVRMVLNG